In a genomic window of Gossypium arboreum isolate Shixiya-1 chromosome 9, ASM2569848v2, whole genome shotgun sequence:
- the LOC108455574 gene encoding uncharacterized protein LOC108455574 → MAKGGNGSDRGQRASGIGTIQTEYYFVNLGISAESTARKISMISPLEVNLIRRMDWLVEHRFSLDCASKRVTQRYDNDTEIVMIDEHRDYLCNVISIMVLEKLAWKACEAYLAFLSDSGPSKPSIKDIQTVRDFSDVFPEKLPRIPPDREVKFGIELLPCTTPVSIAPYRMAPKELMELKAYL, encoded by the exons ATGGCCAAGGGTGGTAATGGTTCTGACAGGGGTCAAAGAGCCTCGGGCATAGGTACGATTCAGACTGAG TACTATTTTGTGAATTTGGGTATATCTGCTGAGAGTACTGCTCGAAAGATTTCTATGATTAGTCCCCTCG agGTTAATCTTATTCGAAGAATGGATTGGCTCGTGGAACATCGATTCAGTCTGGATTGTGCCTCTAAAAGGGTAACTCAAAGATATGATAATGATACTGAGATTGTTATGATTGACGAGCATCGAGATTACCTCTGTAATGTAATCTCCATTATGGTACTCGAAAAGTTAGCTTGGAAAGCTTGTGAGGCATATTTGGCATTTTTGTCTGACTCCGGTCCTTCAAAACCTTCTATTAAAGATATTCAGACAGTAAGAGATTTTTCAGATGTCTTCCCTGAAAAGTTACCGAGGATACCTCCGGATAGGGAGGttaagtttggtattgaacttctTCCATGTACTACTCCTGTGTCTATTGCTCCTTATCGCATGGCACCAAAAGAGTTAATGGAATTAAAGGCTTATCTTTAA